A stretch of Leisingera sp. S132 DNA encodes these proteins:
- a CDS encoding LysR substrate-binding domain-containing protein, translating into MQELWKLLTSPRHLIVFEAAARHGSFTRASEELNVQQPAVSAAIKQLEASLGVILFRRGHRKVELTGAGTRLYADVSKALEDILSSAKAVRQFGRNDHVTLNCSSAFAYYWVMPKLAQLHEAHPDIDLRLQSSDREPDINTEGISLAVRRGDGNWPDCHSALIAPEVIFPVASPRVMASAVNLATVPNLLHERLIHLEEPIRERPRWQQWFEHFGVTGRPPAAGMRLNDYALVLQAAIAGEGFAFGWQHVTAPLIKQGLLAARKDWAWTTGSGFYLVWSKTQDLVPNAELVRQWLLEMARPGTA; encoded by the coding sequence ATGCAAGAACTCTGGAAACTCCTCACCAGCCCCCGCCACCTGATCGTTTTTGAGGCCGCCGCCCGGCACGGCTCTTTCACCCGTGCATCAGAGGAACTGAACGTGCAGCAGCCCGCCGTCAGTGCTGCGATCAAGCAGCTGGAGGCGTCTTTGGGCGTTATTTTATTCCGCCGCGGCCACCGCAAGGTGGAACTGACAGGCGCCGGGACACGGCTTTACGCAGATGTCTCCAAGGCGCTTGAGGACATCCTGTCCTCAGCCAAAGCGGTGCGGCAATTTGGGCGCAATGACCATGTGACGCTCAATTGCTCCTCTGCTTTTGCATACTACTGGGTGATGCCAAAACTGGCCCAGCTGCATGAGGCGCACCCTGATATTGACCTGCGCCTGCAAAGCTCAGACCGGGAGCCGGATATCAATACCGAAGGCATCTCGCTGGCGGTGCGGCGCGGTGACGGCAACTGGCCGGATTGCCACTCTGCCCTGATCGCGCCAGAGGTGATCTTTCCCGTCGCCAGTCCGCGGGTGATGGCCTCGGCGGTCAATCTGGCGACGGTGCCGAACCTGCTGCACGAGCGGCTGATCCATCTGGAGGAACCGATCCGGGAGCGCCCCAGGTGGCAGCAGTGGTTCGAGCACTTTGGCGTCACCGGCCGCCCGCCCGCCGCGGGCATGCGCCTCAACGATTATGCGCTGGTGCTGCAGGCGGCGATTGCCGGCGAAGGTTTTGCATTCGGCTGGCAGCATGTGACCGCGCCGCTGATCAAACAGGGGCTGCTGGCGGCGCGCAAGGACTGGGCCTGGACCACCGGATCGGGGTTCTATCTGGTGTGGTCCAAGACACAGGACCTGGTCCCCAACGCCGAATTGGTACGGCAATGGCTGCTGGAGATGGCCCGGCCGGGGACCGCGTGA
- a CDS encoding metal ABC transporter permease codes for MDLDTLLMPFQFAFMQNAFLISLIVSIPTALLSCFLVMKGWALMGDAVSHAVLPGIVLAYIVGLPLIVGAFAAGMLCAVATGFLSGNSRVKQDTVMGVVFSGMFGLGIVLYVSVETNAHLDHILFGNMLGVEPDELWTAGIISLVVGAALVLKWKDLLLHSFDPAQAQASGLQVTVLHYGLLAALSLTIVATLSAAGLILAIGLLIAPGAIAFLVVRKFSTMLWVSVLVCMASMLAGTYASFFLDSAPAPTIVLILSALFVLAFVRRLYLTRKTSMQRAMEKKTGAA; via the coding sequence ATGGACCTGGATACGCTTCTGATGCCGTTCCAGTTCGCGTTCATGCAGAACGCCTTTCTGATCTCGCTGATCGTCTCTATTCCGACCGCGCTCCTGTCCTGTTTTCTGGTGATGAAGGGGTGGGCGCTGATGGGCGATGCGGTCAGCCACGCGGTGCTGCCAGGTATTGTGCTGGCCTACATTGTTGGCTTGCCGCTGATTGTCGGCGCCTTTGCCGCCGGTATGCTCTGCGCTGTCGCCACCGGGTTTCTGTCCGGCAACAGCCGGGTCAAGCAGGACACCGTGATGGGGGTGGTGTTCTCCGGCATGTTCGGGCTTGGCATCGTGCTCTATGTCTCCGTGGAGACCAATGCGCACCTGGATCATATCCTGTTCGGCAATATGCTGGGGGTGGAACCGGATGAGCTGTGGACCGCGGGCATTATTTCTCTGGTGGTTGGTGCCGCACTGGTCCTGAAGTGGAAAGACCTGCTGCTGCACAGCTTCGACCCGGCGCAGGCGCAGGCCTCCGGCCTGCAGGTCACGGTGCTCCATTACGGGCTGCTGGCAGCCTTGTCGCTGACCATCGTGGCGACCCTGTCGGCGGCGGGGCTGATCCTGGCGATCGGGCTGCTGATTGCACCAGGGGCAATTGCCTTCCTGGTGGTGCGCAAGTTCAGCACCATGCTGTGGGTGTCGGTTCTGGTCTGCATGGCATCGATGCTGGCAGGCACCTATGCCAGCTTCTTCCTCGACAGCGCGCCGGCGCCGACCATCGTGCTGATCCTGAGTGCGCTGTTTGTGCTGGCCTTTGTGCGGCGTCTGTATCTGACACGGAAAACCTCGATGCAGCGGGCCATGGAAAAAAAAACAGGGGCTGCGTGA